Proteins encoded by one window of Lathyrus oleraceus cultivar Zhongwan6 chromosome 1, CAAS_Psat_ZW6_1.0, whole genome shotgun sequence:
- the LOC127115653 gene encoding heavy metal-associated isoprenylated plant protein 31 translates to MSNMVEVRVSNLDCEGCASKLKKAIFKLKGVDDVEVEMEAQKITVRGYGLEEKKVLKAIKRTGKTAEPWPFLPGHAHFASFYKYPSYIVNHYYNDAYKSEATNGVHTFFHTPSVYSVAVASDEVFASMFSDDNPHACTIM, encoded by the exons ATGTCT AATATGGTTGAGGTTAGAGTTTCAAATCTTGATTGTGAAGGATGTGCTTCAAAATTAAAGAAAGCTATCTTCAAACTCAAAG GAGTAGATGATGTGGAAGTTGAAATGGAGGCACAAAAGATAACAGTGAGAGGGTATGGTTTAGAAGAGAAAAAAGTATTGAAAGCAATAAAACGAACTGGAAAAACTGCAGAACCGTGGCCATTTCTTCCAGGACATGCACATTTTGCTTCATTTTACAAGTATCCAAGTTACATTGTGAATCATTATTACAATGATGCATACAAAAGTGAAGCAACTAATGGAGTTCATACGTTTTTTCATACACCTTCTGTTTACTCAGTTGCTGTTGCATCTGATGAGGTTTTTGCTTCAATGTTTAGTGATGATAATCCTCATGCTTGTACTATAATGTAA